A window from Pongo abelii isolate AG06213 chromosome 6, NHGRI_mPonAbe1-v2.0_pri, whole genome shotgun sequence encodes these proteins:
- the ERVW-1 gene encoding syncytin-1 precursor has translation MALPYHIFLFTVLLPSFTLTAPPPCRCMTSSSPYQEFLWRMHHPGNIDAPSYRSFSKGTPTFTAHTHMPRNCYNSATLCMHGNTHYWTGKMINPSCPGGLGVTVCWTYFTHTGMSDGGGVQDEAREKHVKEVISQLTQVHSTSSPYKGLDLSKLHETLRTHTRLVSLFNTTLTGLHEVSAQNPTNCWMCLPLAFRPYVSIPVPEQWNNFSTEINTTSVLVGPLVSNLEITHTSNLTCVKFSNTTNTTNSQCIRWVTPPTQVVCLPSGIFFVCGTSAYRCLNGSSESMCFLSFLVPPMTIYTEQDLYNYVVSKPRNKRVPILPFVMAAGVLGALGTGIGGITTSTQFYYKLSQELNGDMERVADSLVTLQDQLNSIAAVVLQNRRALDLLTAERGGTCLFLGEECCYYVNQSGIVTEKVKEIRDRIQRRAEELRNIGPWGLFSQWMPWILPFLGPLAAIILLLLFGPCIFNLLVNFVSSRIEAVKLQMEPKMQSKTKIYHRPLDWPASPRSDVNDIKGTPPEEISTAQPLLRPNSAGSS, from the coding sequence ATGGCCCTCCCttatcatatttttctctttactgttCTCTTACCCTCTTTCACTCTCACTGCACCCCCTCCATGCCGCTGTATGACCAGTAGCTCCCCTTACCAAGAGTTTCTATGGAGAATGCATCATCCCGGAAATATTGATGCCCCATCGTATAGGAGTTTTTCTAAGGGAACCCCCACCTTCACTGCCCACACCCATATGCCCCGCAACTGCTATAACTCTGCCACTCTTTGCATGCATGGAAATACTCATTATTGGACAGGAAAAATGATTAATCCTAGTTGTCCTGGAGGACTTGGAGTCACTGTCTGTTGGACTTACTTCACCCATACTGGTATGTCTGATGGGGGTGGAGTTCAAgatgaggcaagagaaaaacATGTAAAAGAAGTAATCTCCCAACTGACCCAGGTACATAGCACCTCTAGCCCCTACAAAGGACTAGATCTCTCAAAACTACATGAAACCCTCCGTACCCATACTCGCCTGGTAAGCCTATTTAATACCACCCTCACTGGGCTCCATGAGGTCTCGGCCCAAAACCCTACTAACTGTTGGATGTGCCTCCCCCTGGCCTTCAGGCCATATGTTTCAATCCCTGTACCTGAACAATGGAACAACTTCAGCACAGAAATAAACACTACTTCCGTTTTAGTAGGACCTCTTGTTTCCAATCTGGAAATAACCCATACCTCAAACCTCACCTGTGTAAAATTTAGCAATACTACAAACACAACCAACTCCCAATGCATCAGGTGGGTAACTCCTCCCACACAAGTAGTCTGCCTACCCTCAGGAATATTTTTTGTCTGTGGTACCTCAGCCTATCGTTGTTTGAATGGCTCTTCAGAATCTATGTGCTTCCTCTCATTCTTAGTGCCCCCTATGACCATCTACACTGAACAAGATTTATACAATTATGTCGTATCTAAGCCCCGTAACAAAAGAGTACCCATTCTTCcttttgttatggcagcaggAGTGCTAGGTGCACTAGGTACTGGCATTGGTGGTATCACAACCTCTACTCAGTTCTACTACAAACTATCTCAAGAACTAAATGGGGACATGGAACGGGTCGCCGACTCCCTGGTCACCTTGCAAGATCAACTTAACTCCATAGCAGCAGTAGTCCTTCAAAATCGAAGAGCTTTAGACTTGCTAACCGCCGAAAGAGGGGGAACCTGTTTATTTTTAGGGGAAGAATGCTGTTATTATGTTAATCAATCCGGAATTGTCACTGAGAAAGTTAAAGAAATTCGAGATCGAATACAACGTAGAGCAGAGGAGCTTCGAAACATTGGACCCTGGGGCCTCTTCAGCCAATGGATGCCCTGGATTCTCCCCTTCTTAGGACCTCTAGCAGCTATAATATTGCTACTTCTCTTTGgaccctgtatctttaacctccttgttaactttgtctcttccagaatcgaagctgtaaaactacaaatgGAGCCCAAGATGCAGTCCAAGACTAAGATCTACCACAGACCCCTGGACTGGCCTGCTAGCCCACGATCTGATGTTAATGACATCAAAGGCACCCCTcctgaggaaatctcaactgcacaaccTCTACTACgccccaattcagcaggaagcagttag